A portion of the Vulpes vulpes isolate BD-2025 chromosome 5, VulVul3, whole genome shotgun sequence genome contains these proteins:
- the C1QL2 gene encoding complement C1q-like protein 2 codes for MALGLLIALPLLLQAAPPGAAHYEMMGTCRMICDPYGAAPGGGPAGAKAPPPGPSTAALEVLQDLSANPPPPFIQGPKGDPGRPGKPGPRGPPGEPGPPGPRGPPGEKGDSGRPGLPGLQLAAGAAGGGGVGVGVAGGGAGGGGDSEGEVTGALSAAFSGPKIAFYVGLKSPHEGYEVLKFDDVVTNLGNHYDPTTGKFSCQVRGIYFFTYHILMRGGDGTSMWADLCKNGQVRASAIAQDADQNYDYASNSVVLHLDSGDEVYVKLDGGKAHGGNNNKYSTFSGFLLYPD; via the exons ATGGCGCTGGGGCTGCTCATCGCCCTGCCGCTGCTGCTGCAGGCGGCGCCCCCCGGCGCGGCGCACTACGAGATGATGGGCACCTGCCGCATGATCTGCGACCCGTACGGCGCCGCGCCCGGAGGGGGGCCCGCGGGAGCCAAGGCGCCGCCGCCCGGACCCAGCACGGCCGCCCTGGAAGTCCTGCAGGACCTGAGCGCCAACCCGCCGCCGCCTTTCATCCAGGGACCCAAGGGCGACCCGGGGCGACCCGGCAAGCCGGGGCCGCGGGGACCCCCTGGGGAGCCGGGCCCGCCCGGACCCAGGGGTCCCCCGGGGGAGAAGGGCGACTCGGGGCGGCCCGGGCTGCCCGGCCTGCAGctggcggcgggcgcggcgggcgggggcggggtcggggtcggggtggcGGGCGGCGGAGCCGGGGGCGGCGGCGACTCCGAGGGCGAAGTGACCGGCGCGCTGAGCGCGGCCTTCAGCGGGCCCAAGATCGCCTTCTACGTGGGTCTTAAGAGCCCCCACGAAGGCTACGAGGTGCTCAAGTTCGACGACGTGGTCACCAACCTCGGCAACCACTACGACCCCACCACCGGCAAGTTCAGCTGCCAGGTGCGCGGCATCTACTTCTTCACCTACCACATCCTCATGCGCGGCGGCGACGGCACCAGCATGTGGGCGGACCTCTGCAAGAACGGGCAG GTCCGGGCCAGTGCGATCGCTCAGGACGCCGACCAGAACTACGATTACGCCAGTAACAGCGTGGTGCTGCACCTCGATTCAGGGGACGAGGTGTACGTGAAGCTGGACGGCGGGAAGGCGCACGgaggcaacaacaacaaatacagCACGTTCTCGGGCTTTCTTCTGTACCCGGATTAG